Proteins encoded by one window of Mesorhizobium sp. INR15:
- the gspM gene encoding type II secretion system protein GspM → MLTAILNSRLLVRRSVALAIAAMCVLLVGWIVFAALGTVASASADIEEKRATLGQIEAVVALAKTIEASAAPVAGTTDGEFLSGESEAVIRGTLQTRLNAIAASNGVTVLSAGNAPVLNEDGVAYLGLRANVSGTLEGVHGFMLSLETTLPILFIRETTLRATNVAPSQVPTVAPEIFAEVLLYGALQSGTSAATLPEAKP, encoded by the coding sequence ATGCTGACGGCAATCCTCAACAGCCGCCTGCTGGTCCGCCGCTCGGTCGCGCTGGCGATCGCGGCAATGTGTGTTTTGCTGGTTGGCTGGATCGTGTTCGCAGCACTCGGCACCGTTGCCTCGGCCAGTGCCGACATCGAGGAAAAACGCGCGACGCTGGGGCAGATCGAGGCCGTGGTGGCGCTGGCCAAGACTATCGAGGCCTCGGCGGCGCCGGTTGCCGGCACCACCGATGGCGAGTTCCTGTCCGGCGAGAGCGAGGCGGTCATACGCGGCACGCTGCAAACCCGGTTGAACGCCATTGCCGCCTCCAACGGTGTGACAGTGCTGTCGGCCGGCAATGCGCCCGTGCTCAATGAGGACGGCGTCGCCTATCTCGGCCTGCGCGCCAATGTTTCGGGGACTCTGGAAGGCGTGCACGGTTTCATGCTCAGTCTCGAAACGACACTGCCGATCCTATTCATCCGCGAGACCACGTTGCGGGCGACGAATGTGGCCCCTTCACAAGTACCCACTGTTGCGCCGGAAATTTTCGCCGAAGTGTTGCTTTACGGCGCGCTGCAGTCGGGTACTTCAGCTGCGACACTGCCCGAGGCCAAGCCGTGA